Proteins encoded within one genomic window of Lysinibacillus sphaericus:
- a CDS encoding undecaprenyl-diphosphate phosphatase, protein MEIIELLKALILGFVEGMTEFAPVSSTGHMIIVDDMWLKTEEFLGKYPANTFKIVVQLGSILAVIVVMWKRMLSLVGLYNIDGQSKSMTGRFNLMHVIVGMLPAVVLGFAFKDFIDDHLFKVEHVIYALVAGSILMIAADKLAPRRPKVNSLDEISYGMAFKVGLVQCLSLWPGFSRSGATISGGVLFGISHRVAADFTFIMAVPIMAGASLVSVLKNWDTLSMDYLGFYVVGFISSFVFALLSIKFFLALISKVKLMPFAIYRLVLAAILSVIIFM, encoded by the coding sequence GTGGAGATAATAGAATTATTAAAGGCACTTATTTTAGGCTTTGTCGAAGGAATGACAGAGTTTGCACCAGTATCATCTACAGGTCATATGATTATTGTCGATGATATGTGGTTGAAGACAGAAGAGTTTTTAGGAAAGTATCCAGCTAATACGTTTAAAATTGTTGTTCAGCTAGGGTCAATTTTAGCGGTTATCGTGGTCATGTGGAAGCGTATGCTAAGTCTAGTTGGTCTCTATAATATTGATGGACAGTCAAAATCGATGACGGGTCGTTTTAACTTAATGCACGTGATTGTTGGTATGTTACCAGCAGTAGTGCTAGGTTTTGCTTTTAAAGATTTTATTGATGACCATTTATTTAAAGTAGAGCATGTTATTTATGCATTAGTTGCAGGGTCAATTTTAATGATTGCGGCTGATAAATTGGCTCCAAGAAGACCAAAAGTTAATTCATTAGATGAGATTTCTTATGGCATGGCGTTTAAAGTTGGTTTAGTACAGTGCTTATCGTTATGGCCAGGATTCTCTCGTTCAGGTGCAACAATTTCAGGTGGGGTTCTTTTTGGGATTAGTCACCGTGTAGCTGCTGATTTTACATTTATTATGGCAGTTCCTATAATGGCAGGTGCCAGTCTTGTATCAGTATTGAAAAACTGGGATACGCTTTCAATGGATTATTTAGGGTTTTATGTAGTTGGTTTTATCAGTTCATTTGTATTCGCATTATTATCCATTAAGTTTTTCTTGGCACTTATTTCAAAAGTAAAACTAATGCCATTTGCAATCTATCGTTTAGTGTTAGCAGCAATTCTTAGTGTTATTATATTTATGTAA
- a CDS encoding metallophosphoesterase, whose protein sequence is MAKIVVGFVVISIYSALTFYLGWGIKQWLDAMNWFHYPIFYWLILYIVSFSIIIGRLHESLRVFSVIGNYWMFIFEYGLLLCLTVQLVMWLTPFHNIRIIGSLAVAMFFILWVFGSYFAYSPVVRHLNIVMPQKDSELSSMRVVVASDFHLGVLSNKKHLQRFVKLSNEAEPDVVFLAGDIVDDDPKWFVQEGMAEVMKQLTATYGVFGVLGNHEYYGKKIPEFVEEMKKAGVKILRDETIRVNNAFIITGQEDKTNKERKHLEALKLSDQLPWFVMNHTPDDLTTPARTGVNLHMSGHTHKGQLWPNQYITARVFELDYGYKLKGQMHTLVSSGFGFWGPPMRIGSRSELWVVDITFQ, encoded by the coding sequence ATGGCAAAAATTGTTGTAGGATTTGTTGTTATAAGTATATATAGCGCTTTAACTTTCTATTTGGGCTGGGGCATCAAGCAATGGCTTGACGCAATGAATTGGTTTCACTATCCCATTTTTTATTGGCTCATACTTTATATTGTTTCTTTTAGCATTATTATCGGCAGGCTACATGAGTCTTTACGCGTATTTTCAGTTATCGGTAACTATTGGATGTTTATATTTGAATATGGCTTGTTATTATGTTTAACTGTACAGCTTGTAATGTGGCTAACACCATTTCATAATATTCGCATAATTGGTAGTTTAGCAGTTGCTATGTTCTTTATATTATGGGTTTTCGGTTCTTATTTTGCATACTCTCCAGTTGTCCGGCATTTAAATATTGTAATGCCTCAAAAGGATAGTGAGCTATCCTCGATGCGTGTTGTCGTTGCATCGGATTTTCATTTAGGCGTGCTATCAAACAAAAAGCATTTACAACGTTTTGTTAAGTTATCAAATGAAGCGGAGCCAGATGTGGTTTTTTTAGCAGGAGATATTGTGGATGATGATCCAAAATGGTTTGTTCAAGAGGGAATGGCTGAAGTAATGAAACAGCTAACAGCGACTTATGGTGTGTTTGGAGTACTTGGTAATCACGAATATTACGGAAAGAAAATTCCCGAATTTGTAGAAGAAATGAAAAAAGCTGGTGTTAAAATTTTGCGAGATGAAACAATTCGAGTGAACAATGCGTTTATAATAACAGGCCAAGAAGATAAAACGAATAAAGAAAGGAAACATCTTGAAGCTTTGAAATTGAGCGACCAGTTGCCTTGGTTTGTTATGAATCATACACCAGATGATTTGACAACACCTGCGCGTACAGGGGTAAACCTTCATATGTCTGGACATACACATAAAGGGCAGCTATGGCCGAATCAGTATATTACGGCACGTGTATTTGAACTAGATTATGGTTATAAGCTGAAGGGACAAATGCATACACTTGTTTCATCGGGCTTTGGATTTTGGGGACCACCAATGCGCATCGGCAGTCGCTCTGAGCTATGGGTAGTTGATATTACTTTTCAGTAA
- a CDS encoding acyl-CoA dehydrogenase family protein yields MGKYKFESTEHELFRKTLRKFLAEEAEVHYDQWEKDHLIPLEFWHKLGQLGYLCPQVEEAYGGLGLDFSFGVIIQEELERVGSSLIGVGLHNDIVVPYIEAYGSAAQKSRWLPKCVTGETITAIAMTEPGTGSDLANIQTTAIRDGDHFIVNGQKTFITNGIHANLVVVAVKTNPHAEKKHRGISLIVIEEGTPGFTKGRKLEKVGMHAQDTAELFFEDCRVPVENLLGEEGKGFTYMMEKLQQERLAVAIAAQSAAEDMLALTVDYVKSRQAFGKSISDFQNTQFKIAEMATKIELGKTFLESLIEEHIAGQDVVTKVSMAKYWITENARDIAAQCMQLHGGYGYMEEYKIARRYRDIPVMSIYAGTNEVMKMIIAKNIGL; encoded by the coding sequence ATGGGGAAGTACAAATTTGAATCAACTGAGCATGAGTTATTCCGTAAAACATTACGTAAGTTTTTAGCTGAAGAAGCAGAGGTACACTATGATCAATGGGAAAAAGATCACCTTATTCCACTAGAGTTTTGGCACAAGCTCGGACAATTAGGTTATTTATGTCCTCAAGTTGAAGAAGCGTACGGGGGCCTCGGGTTAGATTTCAGCTTTGGTGTTATTATTCAAGAGGAGTTAGAACGCGTAGGTTCAAGCCTGATTGGTGTCGGTTTGCATAATGATATCGTTGTGCCGTATATCGAGGCATATGGAAGCGCTGCGCAAAAATCGCGTTGGCTTCCAAAATGTGTAACAGGCGAGACGATTACTGCGATTGCTATGACTGAACCAGGAACAGGCTCCGATTTAGCCAATATCCAAACAACGGCTATTCGCGATGGCGATCATTTTATTGTCAATGGTCAAAAGACTTTTATCACAAATGGTATTCATGCAAATTTAGTGGTGGTTGCCGTAAAAACAAATCCTCATGCAGAGAAAAAGCATCGAGGTATTAGCCTTATCGTGATTGAGGAAGGAACACCAGGCTTTACAAAGGGACGCAAACTTGAAAAAGTAGGAATGCATGCACAAGATACAGCTGAACTATTTTTTGAAGATTGCCGTGTCCCAGTAGAAAATTTACTCGGGGAGGAAGGAAAAGGCTTCACCTATATGATGGAAAAGCTCCAACAAGAGCGTCTAGCTGTTGCAATTGCTGCCCAATCAGCAGCAGAAGATATGCTTGCTTTGACGGTTGATTATGTGAAATCACGTCAAGCTTTTGGAAAATCCATTAGTGACTTCCAAAATACGCAATTTAAAATTGCTGAAATGGCCACTAAAATAGAACTTGGCAAAACTTTTTTAGAATCCTTAATTGAAGAGCATATTGCGGGTCAAGATGTTGTGACAAAGGTCTCTATGGCGAAATACTGGATTACCGAAAATGCACGCGACATAGCAGCCCAATGTATGCAGTTACACGGTGGCTATGGCTATATGGAAGAATATAAAATTGCAAGACGTTATCGTGATATACCCGTAATGTCAATCTACGCAGGCACAAATGAAGTAATGAAAATGATAATTGCCAAAAATATAGGCTTATAA
- a CDS encoding sensor histidine kinase: protein MMKNWKPLLTIICLTWFIFGVFTFSKIGYQYVGKSYFQSEKFQHELDNFLAEIGPLALNIPTAEELKSKITVSQNEIEEHRNYYGSLGTQIDNIKSQYESRIQEAADNNANDLKTKLENEQDAKIKDITKNFEDDEYVRKKIVAQKGALIDKYIKSVKDEAKDFAKNYNYFSYELTDENGETYRSGNITDSNVYKKTYIEPPLRTGSISNNSSNLLYGSDVYIESDVLNEMTDYTGTITISKKAAQSAAIMEGYDRFKRNQYMFFMIWISSLIAAFFAWKGRKELLPTIGALKEKESLAKFRIDIQIVILFITGCIYWFSSYAAFEAIEYMYQYNYVRFLIDFAFKALILIIIGVAFFVQVIWLYGRVNTVEKLSEHAQDSYLWGIGESMTDLFLNRSIALNSIVMVAAAFFGGGSFVASVTMGGGFPVMVFGICGIVGIPAMVVFLSKMGYLNRIMKDTKDMAEGRLNRDVKVKGKSPLAAHAENLNHLREGVRTSMHEQAKSERLKTELITNVSHDLRTPLTSIITYTDLLKNPDITEEERKQYIHILDKKSDRLKVLIEDLFEVSKMASGNIELHRSRVDVTQLVQQAVGEHEEDLSQARLDLRMTMPNEPIYAYVDGQKWWRLIDNLIVNVLKYALEGTRVYVTLKRVANGDAEFTVKNVAKYEISENADELFERFKRADASRHTEGSGLGLAIAQSIVDLHGARMSIEVDGDLFKVIVRIPAV from the coding sequence ATGATGAAAAATTGGAAACCTCTTCTTACAATTATTTGTTTAACGTGGTTTATATTCGGTGTGTTTACATTTTCAAAAATTGGTTATCAGTATGTAGGGAAATCTTATTTTCAATCTGAAAAATTTCAACATGAACTGGACAATTTCCTAGCAGAAATAGGACCGCTCGCGTTAAATATACCAACCGCAGAGGAATTGAAGAGCAAGATTACAGTTTCGCAAAATGAAATTGAGGAACATCGAAATTATTATGGCTCACTCGGCACGCAAATCGACAATATAAAAAGTCAATATGAGTCTCGTATTCAAGAAGCAGCTGACAATAATGCCAATGATTTAAAGACAAAGCTTGAAAATGAGCAAGATGCCAAAATAAAAGATATTACGAAAAACTTTGAAGATGATGAATATGTTCGTAAGAAAATTGTGGCGCAAAAGGGCGCGCTAATTGATAAATATATAAAATCTGTAAAAGATGAAGCAAAAGATTTCGCAAAAAATTATAATTATTTTTCTTATGAATTAACAGATGAAAATGGTGAAACCTATCGTTCAGGAAATATTACTGACAGTAATGTATACAAAAAAACATATATAGAACCGCCATTAAGAACAGGAAGTATTAGTAACAATTCAAGTAATTTATTATACGGTTCAGATGTATACATCGAATCCGACGTATTAAATGAAATGACTGATTACACTGGGACGATTACGATTTCTAAAAAAGCAGCCCAATCCGCAGCAATTATGGAAGGCTATGACCGATTTAAACGCAATCAATATATGTTCTTTATGATTTGGATATCAAGTCTTATCGCGGCATTCTTTGCTTGGAAAGGGCGGAAAGAATTGCTGCCAACGATTGGGGCACTAAAAGAAAAAGAATCTCTAGCGAAGTTTCGCATTGATATCCAAATTGTCATATTGTTTATTACAGGATGTATCTATTGGTTTTCTTCATATGCTGCATTTGAAGCAATTGAATATATGTATCAATACAATTATGTACGTTTTTTAATTGACTTTGCTTTTAAAGCATTGATTTTGATCATTATTGGTGTTGCGTTTTTCGTGCAAGTTATTTGGTTATATGGTCGCGTTAATACTGTTGAAAAGCTAAGTGAACATGCACAAGACAGTTATTTATGGGGAATTGGAGAATCCATGACTGATTTATTTTTAAATCGATCAATCGCACTAAACTCGATTGTCATGGTCGCAGCTGCCTTTTTTGGTGGTGGTAGTTTTGTTGCGAGTGTTACTATGGGCGGAGGATTTCCGGTTATGGTATTCGGCATCTGTGGGATTGTTGGTATCCCAGCAATGGTTGTCTTCCTATCTAAAATGGGCTATTTAAATCGCATTATGAAAGATACAAAGGATATGGCAGAAGGGCGACTTAATCGAGATGTAAAAGTGAAGGGGAAATCCCCATTAGCAGCTCATGCCGAAAATCTTAATCACTTACGTGAAGGTGTTCGTACATCAATGCATGAGCAGGCAAAGAGTGAACGCTTAAAAACAGAGCTTATTACAAACGTTAGCCATGATTTACGTACGCCTTTAACTTCAATCATTACGTATACGGATTTATTGAAAAATCCAGATATTACGGAAGAGGAGCGTAAGCAGTATATTCATATTCTCGATAAAAAATCAGACCGTTTAAAAGTGCTAATCGAGGATTTGTTTGAAGTATCCAAAATGGCGAGTGGCAATATTGAGCTCCATCGAAGTCGTGTGGATGTCACACAGCTTGTACAGCAAGCAGTTGGAGAGCATGAGGAGGATTTATCACAGGCACGCTTAGACTTGCGTATGACAATGCCGAATGAGCCGATTTACGCTTATGTGGACGGGCAAAAATGGTGGAGATTGATTGATAATTTAATCGTCAATGTATTGAAATATGCATTAGAAGGTACACGTGTCTATGTTACGTTAAAAAGAGTGGCAAATGGTGATGCTGAATTCACGGTGAAAAATGTTGCGAAATATGAAATAAGCGAAAATGCTGATGAATTGTTTGAACGCTTTAAGCGAGCCGATGCATCGCGTCATACAGAAGGCTCAGGCTTAGGTTTAGCCATTGCGCAATCTATTGTTGATTTGCACGGAGCGCGTATGAGTATAGAAGTAGATGGAGATTTATTTAAAGTAATTGTACGAATTCCAGCAGTATAA
- a CDS encoding response regulator transcription factor gives MTKLTVLVTDDDQDIRDGIEIYLKNEGYHVIKAADGVEAIEKLENNEVHLIILDIMMPNMDGITATFKIRAERNIPIIMLSAKAEDGDKIHGLSVGADDYVTKPFHPLELLARVKSQLRRYVQLGTYHDGVAKVEIDGLVLDEDAKEVVLEGEPVRLTPIEYKITELLMKNAGRVFSIREIYERVWNEEAYNAENIVAVHIRKIREKIEADPKNPRYLKVVWGVGYKMEK, from the coding sequence ATGACGAAGTTAACAGTTCTTGTAACAGATGATGATCAAGATATTCGTGATGGTATTGAAATTTACTTAAAAAATGAAGGCTATCATGTTATTAAGGCAGCAGATGGTGTGGAAGCGATTGAAAAGCTGGAAAACAATGAAGTCCATTTGATTATTTTAGATATTATGATGCCCAATATGGATGGTATCACTGCAACGTTTAAAATACGAGCAGAACGCAATATTCCAATTATTATGCTTAGTGCGAAAGCTGAAGATGGAGACAAGATTCATGGGTTATCTGTTGGGGCAGATGACTACGTAACAAAGCCATTTCATCCACTAGAGCTGTTGGCGCGTGTTAAATCACAATTGCGTCGTTATGTACAACTTGGGACGTATCATGACGGGGTTGCGAAGGTGGAAATTGATGGTTTAGTGCTAGATGAAGATGCCAAGGAAGTAGTGTTAGAAGGCGAACCAGTTCGCTTAACACCCATTGAATACAAAATTACAGAATTATTAATGAAAAATGCAGGGCGTGTGTTTTCGATTCGAGAAATTTATGAACGTGTCTGGAATGAGGAAGCTTATAATGCAGAAAATATTGTAGCAGTCCACATTCGAAAAATACGGGAAAAAATTGAAGCGGATCCGAAAAATCCACGTTACTTAAAGGTGGTGTGGGGCGTTGGCTATAAAATGGAAAAATAA
- a CDS encoding DMT family transporter: MVYPYFFVLLAAILWGMTGTAQTFLDKGVSPIAVATIRSAIGGGLLLVVAVLIRKISFRTWSWKWTILAAASIALFQGLFFTSIRLTGVAIGTVVTIGSAPMFSGVLEWLFWKTRPSKIWGIATIMTITGCILLFINSGERAIHLGGVGLAVCAGLSFAVYTNMSKQLMAQQEALPAVAMTFSICAVLLLPFSISSGFSWLAEMQNLWTMIFMGVMCTSIAYLLFLSGLQKISSSSAVTLSLAEPLTAAMLGVLLVGEHLSSTSWVGVAMLLGGIVVLTLTGRKNK, translated from the coding sequence ATGGTCTATCCATATTTTTTTGTTCTTCTAGCAGCTATTTTATGGGGAATGACAGGGACAGCACAAACTTTTTTAGATAAAGGTGTATCTCCCATCGCTGTAGCGACGATTCGTTCAGCAATTGGAGGGGGTTTATTATTAGTCGTAGCCGTGTTAATACGCAAAATCTCTTTTCGGACATGGTCCTGGAAATGGACAATATTAGCGGCCGCAAGTATTGCCTTATTCCAAGGTCTTTTTTTTACTTCCATCCGTTTAACAGGTGTAGCGATTGGAACCGTTGTGACAATTGGGAGTGCTCCTATGTTTTCAGGCGTACTAGAGTGGTTATTTTGGAAAACACGCCCCTCTAAAATATGGGGTATTGCCACAATCATGACGATTACAGGTTGTATTTTATTATTCATCAATAGTGGTGAGCGTGCTATTCATTTAGGCGGGGTTGGGCTAGCCGTTTGTGCAGGATTATCTTTTGCCGTGTACACAAATATGAGTAAACAATTAATGGCGCAGCAGGAAGCATTGCCTGCAGTGGCGATGACATTTTCGATTTGTGCAGTATTGTTATTACCGTTTTCCATCAGTAGTGGCTTTAGCTGGCTTGCAGAGATGCAAAATTTATGGACAATGATTTTTATGGGCGTTATGTGTACAAGCATAGCGTATTTATTATTTTTAAGTGGGCTCCAGAAAATTAGCTCGTCCTCTGCTGTAACGTTGTCACTTGCAGAGCCATTGACTGCCGCTATGCTCGGGGTATTGCTAGTTGGAGAACATCTAAGTTCAACATCTTGGGTAGGTGTAGCCATGTTGCTTGGAGGAATTGTGGTTCTAACATTGACTGGAAGAAAAAATAAATAA
- a CDS encoding excisionase, translated as MYKTIEETAIDLGMPEEQVLRLVYEGRIRSIYDGHQLLINSAQFSTYFEQLERIKEEIEIWRNTPIPEDIDVKDED; from the coding sequence ATGTATAAAACTATTGAAGAAACAGCCATTGATCTTGGCATGCCAGAGGAGCAAGTACTACGACTTGTTTATGAAGGACGCATCCGTTCCATATATGATGGTCATCAATTACTAATTAACAGTGCACAATTTAGCACCTATTTTGAACAACTAGAACGGATAAAAGAAGAAATAGAAATTTGGCGTAACACACCCATTCCTGAAGATATCGACGTTAAAGATGAAGACTAA
- a CDS encoding homoserine dehydrogenase, whose protein sequence is MATIKAAILGFGTVGQGIYHILNEKREELKHKLGIELEVAKILVTDASRERVPGTAHLMTTSMDEVLAEPGMQVVFEAIVNEEPAFGYLKRAVEHKCHVITANKVMFAKRGLELQELAKANGVFVGFEATTAGGVPVIKTMKNILLVNDVSRIQGILNGTSNYILTKMRAQGWSFEKALKEAQNLGYAEADPYNDVSGQDAFKKLMILSALAFGEQPDWADVEVIGIDCISAEQVKDACEKGLRYRHVAEVEKLANGKVVAKVGPQLVDKEHPLYPVDDVNNAVALETNYIGTLTLVGPGAGMYPTASVMVEDYAEIIGKRAGFVVSI, encoded by the coding sequence ATGGCAACTATAAAGGCAGCGATCTTAGGATTTGGAACTGTAGGTCAAGGGATTTATCATATTTTAAATGAAAAGCGTGAAGAGCTAAAACATAAATTAGGCATTGAGTTAGAAGTAGCAAAAATATTAGTAACGGATGCTAGTCGTGAACGTGTTCCGGGCACAGCTCACTTAATGACAACGAGTATGGATGAAGTGTTAGCAGAGCCTGGCATGCAAGTTGTATTCGAAGCGATTGTCAATGAAGAGCCGGCATTTGGCTATTTAAAGCGTGCGGTTGAACATAAATGTCATGTGATTACAGCGAACAAAGTGATGTTTGCCAAACGTGGCTTAGAGTTACAGGAGCTTGCAAAGGCAAATGGTGTTTTCGTTGGCTTTGAAGCAACTACAGCAGGTGGTGTGCCTGTTATCAAAACGATGAAAAATATTTTGCTTGTAAATGATGTGAGTCGAATTCAAGGTATTTTGAATGGCACTTCAAACTATATTTTAACAAAAATGCGTGCGCAAGGCTGGTCCTTCGAGAAAGCCTTAAAAGAAGCACAAAACTTAGGGTATGCAGAAGCAGATCCTTATAATGATGTGTCTGGTCAAGATGCTTTTAAAAAGCTAATGATTTTAAGTGCTTTAGCATTTGGTGAACAACCAGATTGGGCTGATGTTGAAGTAATTGGTATTGACTGTATCTCTGCTGAACAGGTGAAAGATGCTTGTGAAAAAGGCTTACGTTATCGCCATGTAGCCGAAGTGGAGAAATTAGCGAACGGTAAAGTGGTGGCAAAAGTCGGGCCACAACTAGTAGATAAAGAGCATCCACTTTATCCAGTAGATGATGTTAATAATGCGGTTGCGCTAGAAACAAACTATATTGGTACATTAACATTGGTAGGACCAGGTGCAGGCATGTATCCAACAGCAAGCGTGATGGTGGAAGACTACGCTGAAATTATCGGTAAACGCGCTGGGTTCGTTGTAAGTATTTAA